A DNA window from Pleurodeles waltl isolate 20211129_DDA chromosome 12, aPleWal1.hap1.20221129, whole genome shotgun sequence contains the following coding sequences:
- the SIL1 gene encoding nucleotide exchange factor SIL1 has protein sequence MTRKLVVDHHRSVTNMGLVLLLVCTLFLCTASSQDTSDKAFALITTGGSSAKEDTAEEAVVEDDLDPEDQQVFHPTHEWQVVRPGQAVPPGLHMRLNLQTGVNEAKLQGTEAAAKKGTKKETKLHLDPRLYTPQELKEALAKIKEDAAAESPEEKTRKEEVKQKFRPIEELKQEFERLQMNIESDFQIMTRLLQVLNSSKSTLDEKSAALYDLEYYVHQVDNAQDLLPLGGLQLVINGLNSTEPVLKERSAFVLGAALSSNPKVQIKAVEGGALQKLLVILATGQPLPVKKKALFALSCLLRQFPYAQQQFLRLGGLDVLKGLYRDKETQNLSVRVVTLLYDLIVEKKIALEAANGSEIEKEKSQQYSQVDLIGAVVDQGWCTLIPGLLGVPDHDHREKVLKIIKLLLSTCEDSFKTDEQLGTTLSVLIREYQDLWTEEQREGEKDGYFKEIFSTVSGIMEGLR, from the coding sequence aTGACACGGAAGTTAGTAGTGGATCATCACAGGTCTGTGACAAACATGGGGCTTGTGTTGCTGCTCGTGTGCACGCTGTTCCTCTGCACTGCGTCTAGTCAGGACACTTCAGACAAGGCATTTGCCCTGATCACGACAGGAGGTAGCAGTGCTAAAGAGGACACCGCCGAGGAGGCAGTAGTAGAGGATGACCTGGACCCTGAAGACCAGCAGGTCTTTCATCCCACCCACGAATGGCAGGTGGTGAGACCTGGCCAAGCTGTGCCACCTGGGCTGCACATGCGGCTCAACCTGCAGACAGGAGTCAACGAGGCCAAGCTGCAAGGCACAGAGGCCGCTGCAAAGAAAGGTACAAAGAAGGAGACAAAGCTACATCTGGACCCCAGACTCTACACCCCACAGGAGCTCAAGGAGGCGCTGGCTAAAATCAAGGAAGATGCAGCAGCCGAGAGCCCAGAGGAGAAGACACGTAAGGAGGAGGTCAAGCAGAAGTTTCGCCCCATAGAAGAGCTCAAGCAAGAGTTTGAACGCCTTCAAATGAACATCGAGAGTGATTTTCAGATAATGACAAGGCTGCTACAGGTCCTGAACAGTTCCAAGTCCACCTTAGATGAAAAATCTGCAGCCCTGTATGACCTGGAGTACTATGTCCACCAGGTGGACAATGCCCAGGACTTGCTTCCTCTTGGGGGTCTCCAGTTGGTCATTAATGGTCTTAACAGTACGGAGCCCGTGCTAAAAGAGCGCTCAGCATTTGTTCTTGGAGCGGCTCTGTCTAGTAACCCTAAGGTTCAGATCAAAGCTGTGGAAGGTGGTGCCTTACAGAAGTTGCTGGTCATTCTGGCAACTGGTCAACCACTGCCTGTAAAGAAGAAGGCTCTCTTCGCATTGTCATGCTTGCTGAGACAGTTTCCCTATGCCCAGCAACAGTTCCTCAGATTGGGAGGTCTTGATGTGCTCAAAGGTCTCTACAGGGATAAGGAGACACAAAACCTCTCTGTTCGCGTGGTGACACTGCTGTATGACCTGATAGTGGAAAAGAAGATTGCTTTAGAGGCTGCAAATGGcagtgaaattgaaaaggaaaaaagtcaacaATACAGCCAGGTTGACCTCATCGGGGCGGTAGTGGACCAAGGCTGGTGTACTCTCATTCCTGGCCTCCTTGGTGTGCCGGACCATGACCATCGAGAAAAAGTTCTAAAAATCATAAAGCTGCTGCTTTCCACCTGCGAAGACTCTTTTAAAACTGACGAACAGCTGGGTACAACTTTGTCTGTTCTCATAAGGGAATACCAAGATCTTTGGACAGAAGAGCAAAGGGAAGGGGAAAAAGATGGATACTTTAAAGAGATTTTTAGTACTGTAAGTGGCATAATGGAAGGGTTAAGGTGA